A part of Aegilops tauschii subsp. strangulata cultivar AL8/78 chromosome 2, Aet v6.0, whole genome shotgun sequence genomic DNA contains:
- the LOC109751218 gene encoding protein FAR1-RELATED SEQUENCE 5-like, with protein MAYASDESMFEYLNVVSKMFDSEAEGYEFYNKYALEKGFSVRRSYVERQSVPVMHMMARRERDVDFFFKYLVDKHGHLKGLFWADSQSRLDYEAFGDVIVFDSTYRTNKYNLPFVPFVGLNHHRNTVIFGCGIISHETSQAYEWMLRTFSDCMAQKHPISVITDGDLAMQRAIRVVWPDSNHRLCIWHIQQNIVRHLHDDDVKEEFRSFIYDTSSIEEHEIEWIHFLQRNKVTSEESWLHQMYQMRKLWCAPYLEGRCFLGLSSNQRSESLNSVLHTHLEGKMSLFEMLEHYERCLASRRINEALQDVEALQSVPFTEENASPLEKHAATVFTPSVFKMVLWSIDAVSKCQIREILDGSEDSTYVVSKQERMDKKFGVRIEEQGGLLHRRYRELRNCSHAASFKACHSDEDYHRLKMLLEAQHHGKQSSFEQADSKESTNAQHNSIRFGPLMPHSEKVDKVLDPVHVPGRGAPKKRLQAKTKKSRSQNMCGYCKNPGHNRRKCAKLLEDLEAEL; from the exons ATGGCGTATGCAAGTGATGAGAGTATGTTCGAGTATCTAAATGTTGTCAGCAAGATGTTTGATAGTGAGGCTGAAGGCTATGAATTCTACAACAAATATGCTCTTGAAAAAGGTTTTAGTGTGAGGAGAAGCTACGTTGA GAGACAATCAGTGCCGGTGATGCACATGATGGCGAGGCGAGAGCGAGATGTGGATTTTTTCTTCAAGTACTTGGTAGACAAGCATGGCCATCTGAAGGGACTGTTCTGGGCTGATAGTCAATCGCGACTTGACTACGAGGCTTTCGGAGACGTGATTGTTTTCGATAGCACATACAGAACCAACAAATACAATCTGCCATTCGTGCCGTTTGTCGGGTTGAATCACCACCGCAACACTGTTATTTTTGGCTGTGGTATAATTTCTCATGAAACAAGCCAAGCATACGAGTGGATGTTGCGGACCTTTTCTGATTGCATGGCACAGAAGCATCCGATATCTGTGATCACAGATGGGGACCTTGCAATGCAGAGAGCAATCAGGGTGGTCTGGCCAGACTCAAACCATAGACTATGTATATGGCACATTCAGCAGAACATTGTACGCCATCTGCATGATGACGACGTAAAGGAGGAATTCAGATCTTTCATTTATGATACTTCTTCCATTGAAGAGCATGAGATAGAATGGATACACTTCTTACAACGGAATAAAGTAACCAGTGAGGAGTCTTGGCTGCATCAGATGTATCAGATGAGAAAGTTGTGGTGTGCTCCATATCTTGAGGGGCGTTGTTTCCTAGGATTGAGCAGCAATCAGAGGAGTGAGAGCTTGAACTCTGTGCTACATACACATCTTGAGGGTAAGATGTCGTTGTTTGAAATGCTAGAGCACTATGAGCGTTGCCTTGCGTCGCGACGGATTAACGAAGCTCTCCAAGACGTCGAAGCCTTGCAGTCCGTTCCATTTACAGAGGAAAATGCTTCGCCGCTTGAGAAACACGCCGCAACAGTTTTCACACCTAGTGTCTTTAAGATGGTCTTATGGAGCATAGATGCTGTCAGCAAATGTCAGATCAGAGAGATACTAGATGGATCAGAAGATTCCACTTATGTTGTGTCCAAGCAGGAAAGAATGGATAAAAAGTTTGGAGTGCGCATTGAAGAGCAAGGAGGTCTTCTGCACAGG AGGTACCGCGAGTTGCGAAATTGTAGTCACGCCGCAAGTTTCAAGGCATGCCACTCTGATGAGGACTATCACCGTCTAAAGATGCTTTTGGAAGCACAACATCATGGCAAGCAATCAAGTTTTGAACAAGCTGACAGCAAGGAGTCAACTAATGCTCAGCATAACAGCATTAGGTTTGGCCCGTTGATGCCGCACTCGGAGAAAGTTGATAAGGTTCTGGATCCCGTGCATGTGCCAGGCCGAGGTGCACCGAAGAAAAGGCTGCAGGCAAAGACAAAGAAGTCAAGATCACAGAATATGTGTGGCTATTGCAAGAATCCTGGTCACAATCGACGTAAATGCGCTAAATTGCTAGAG GATCTCGAGGCTGAACTGTGA
- the LOC109751224 gene encoding uncharacterized protein has translation MAAKREASVAGQLLVVALVVVAAPSSVPVARGEAKAACLSEYSKLCGKDEKKDVACATMVDKACGTEANSVAFIERLFAELATVGQKKRESNTLPTSGGQDALNGSVDKHGGCPGNKTVYAFSSHCAVDCDMACKDPACSDRCYIDCPYTAARFGYIMATPANKKAIGEDMDCFKRCAKEKDATNDKCLVSCKLISPALVSAPPHGA, from the coding sequence ATGGCCGCCAAGCGTGAGGCCAGCGTTGCCGGGCAGCTGCTCGTCGTCGCCCTCGTGGTGGTGGCGGCCCCATCATCCGTGCCGGTGGCCAGGGGGGAGGCGAAGGCCGCTTGCCTCAGCGAGTACTCCAAGCTCTGCGGCAAAGACGAGAAGAAGGACGTGGCGTGCGCCACCATGGTCGACAAGGCCTGCGGCACCGAGGCCAACAGCGTGGCCTTCATCGAGCGCTTGTTTGCCGAGCTCGCCACGGTCGGCCAAAAGAAGCGTGAATCAAACACCCTGCCCACGTCCGGGGGGCAGGATGCCCTGAACGGATCCGTCGACAAGCATGGCGGCTGCCCCGGCAACAAGACGGTCTATGCATTCTCCTCCCATTGCGCCGTGGACTGCGACATGGCATGCAAGGATCCTGCTTGCTCCGACCGCTGCTACATCGACTGCCCCTACACGGCCGCGAGGTTCGGCTACATCATGGCCACCCCGGCCAACAAGAAAGCCATAGGGGAAGACATGGATTGCTTCAAGCGTTGTGCAAAGGAAAAGGATGCCACGAATGACAAGTGCCTCGTTTCATGCAAGCTCATTTCTCCTGCCCTCGTCTCGGCCCCGCCCCATGGCGCTTGA